A stretch of the Balneola vulgaris DSM 17893 genome encodes the following:
- a CDS encoding polysaccharide biosynthesis/export family protein → MDKLKRAFFIVLFSVIGLNVSAQQKDNSSSNRGFNLSYSSDLGGFYFQDASGLQLAIEGLPYEGSIDEATYQLGANDLLTVEIKATQNIVLRSLLINSSGEIIIPAIGAVKFDGKTIAEAEEILKQTASTVYKNPTVNISLEVPKAINVFITGSIPFPGKYVLPAQSRLDLAILQSVIEVQTARSASSIYFPTYTSQLLGKREYSYRNITIEHADGSQTSADLVHYFLGGNLDNNPILRNGDQIHLKQIDRNTPKISISGAVSTNYDIEFKSGDTPSILLEISGGLTERASSNELFVFRASNSGFEKIVVPFENWDSFQLQANDRIIVPESKNAQLTAAATIEGEVEVPGQYPINNGETTVLELLDLSGGITQQALPNAAYLYRGTGLDNEIPNKFNAELMKRTSNQVAQGLDYLDLETKLSRNRVSIDLTNRDELALFKLFDGDRLYIPRDEQTVFVFGQVNNPGYFPFINSNSSIFDYIQRAGGFALSADKERVFIIKAGTATWYKPEETTLSSGDRIFVDRVPVEDLNAKRTYEIQKAQLRNQRTQLIMTGITTVTGIITTLIALDVIKR, encoded by the coding sequence ATGGATAAATTGAAGAGAGCATTTTTCATTGTATTGTTTAGTGTAATTGGGCTGAATGTTAGCGCTCAACAAAAGGATAACTCATCTTCGAATAGAGGGTTTAACCTTTCTTATTCCTCCGATCTAGGAGGCTTTTATTTTCAAGATGCCTCAGGCTTACAGTTAGCCATTGAAGGCTTGCCATATGAAGGCAGTATAGATGAAGCTACCTACCAACTAGGGGCTAATGATTTACTTACTGTTGAAATAAAAGCTACGCAGAATATTGTACTTCGAAGCTTACTTATTAATAGCTCGGGTGAGATTATCATACCTGCAATTGGCGCCGTTAAATTCGATGGCAAAACTATAGCTGAAGCCGAAGAAATTTTAAAGCAAACAGCCTCAACCGTTTATAAAAATCCCACGGTTAATATTTCTCTAGAAGTTCCTAAAGCAATAAATGTATTCATAACTGGAAGCATCCCATTTCCTGGCAAGTATGTATTACCTGCTCAGTCTAGATTAGACTTGGCAATTTTGCAGTCGGTAATAGAAGTTCAAACTGCACGTTCCGCATCCTCTATTTACTTCCCAACTTATACCAGCCAGCTATTGGGAAAAAGAGAATATAGTTACCGAAACATTACTATTGAGCATGCAGATGGCTCACAAACTAGCGCCGACCTTGTCCATTATTTCTTAGGGGGCAATCTAGATAACAACCCCATTCTAAGAAATGGTGATCAAATACATCTGAAGCAGATTGATCGAAACACACCTAAAATTAGTATCTCAGGTGCCGTTTCAACGAATTATGACATTGAATTTAAATCTGGTGATACCCCAAGCATTTTACTTGAAATAAGTGGTGGGTTAACTGAGAGAGCTTCATCCAATGAACTGTTTGTATTCAGAGCTTCTAATTCAGGATTCGAAAAAATCGTAGTCCCTTTCGAGAATTGGGATTCATTTCAACTACAAGCGAATGATCGTATCATCGTTCCAGAATCAAAAAATGCCCAACTCACCGCTGCTGCTACCATCGAAGGTGAAGTGGAAGTACCTGGGCAATACCCCATCAATAATGGCGAAACCACCGTGCTTGAATTACTGGATTTAAGTGGTGGCATAACTCAACAAGCACTCCCAAATGCGGCATATCTATATCGAGGGACAGGCTTGGATAATGAGATTCCTAATAAGTTTAACGCCGAATTAATGAAGCGAACTTCTAATCAAGTAGCTCAAGGGTTAGACTATCTTGACTTAGAAACTAAGCTAAGTCGCAATAGGGTTTCCATCGACTTAACCAATCGTGATGAACTAGCTCTGTTTAAATTGTTTGATGGAGATCGCTTATACATCCCACGTGATGAACAAACCGTTTTTGTATTTGGGCAGGTTAACAATCCTGGTTACTTCCCCTTTATCAACTCAAACAGCAGCATATTTGATTACATCCAACGGGCAGGTGGTTTTGCTCTTTCCGCTGATAAAGAACGTGTGTTTATAATAAAGGCTGGTACAGCAACTTGGTATAAACCTGAAGAAACCACCCTTTCATCTGGCGATAGAATTTTTGTAGATCGAGTTCCTGTTGAAGATTTAAATGCGAAAAGGACTTACGAAATCCAGAAAGCTCAATTGAGAAACCAAAGAACTCAATTGATCATGACAGGTATTACAACAGTAACGGGTATTATCACTACGCTGATAGCCCTTGATGTCATAAAAAGATAA
- a CDS encoding GumC family protein — protein sequence MSTYSAPTVSEILRLLFKNLKSLLITTFVIAVIIAGISLLLPNKYKSSANLLPSQRPSLGLDLFSESGGLSSIASNVLGQGNDESDRYLVLLNSYSTLERVVRKFDLTTVYEVDESDDPISDAIEELKEHSTFENREEGNFVIAVLDEDPTRAKQMADYYVEILNDLNTSIVASDARQYREFLEQRYATFEIKNDSLQSEFIAFQKEYGVFELPEQVQEYFTIIGSVTTQQIQKELELKLLSTSVNKESEVYQSKLAEYNILSEKLDELYRDTDPRNLLLNFDNIASVGSDYYRLMFEIEIQAEIQKFLLPLYEQAKMEEAKALPIVTVIDAPQVPKRKAEPRRSIIVVLGAISAFILLCLYYITRYTYTKNEAYFDTIFK from the coding sequence ATGAGTACATATTCTGCCCCCACTGTTTCTGAGATTCTTAGGCTGTTGTTTAAAAACCTGAAAAGCCTTTTAATTACCACTTTTGTAATTGCTGTAATTATTGCGGGAATTTCATTGCTCCTTCCAAATAAGTATAAGTCGAGTGCCAACTTACTGCCTTCTCAGAGACCGTCTTTAGGGTTAGATTTATTTTCAGAATCAGGAGGGCTTTCTAGTATTGCGAGTAACGTACTCGGTCAAGGAAATGATGAATCGGATCGATACCTCGTACTTTTAAACAGCTACAGTACCCTTGAACGAGTAGTTCGGAAATTCGACTTAACTACCGTGTATGAGGTCGATGAATCGGATGACCCTATCTCTGACGCGATTGAGGAACTAAAAGAACATAGCACGTTTGAAAATCGAGAAGAAGGTAACTTTGTAATCGCAGTTTTAGACGAGGACCCTACGCGTGCCAAACAGATGGCGGACTATTATGTGGAGATCTTAAACGATTTAAATACAAGTATTGTAGCATCTGATGCCCGTCAATATCGTGAGTTTTTGGAGCAACGATATGCCACCTTTGAAATAAAAAATGATAGCCTTCAAAGCGAATTCATTGCATTCCAAAAGGAGTACGGCGTATTTGAGCTACCTGAACAAGTTCAGGAATACTTTACCATTATTGGAAGTGTAACCACCCAGCAGATTCAAAAAGAACTAGAACTTAAATTACTTTCTACTTCTGTTAATAAAGAAAGTGAAGTATATCAGAGTAAACTAGCTGAGTATAATATCTTATCTGAGAAGCTAGATGAATTATATCGAGATACGGACCCAAGGAATTTATTGCTGAACTTTGACAATATTGCATCGGTGGGATCCGACTATTACCGACTTATGTTTGAAATCGAAATTCAGGCTGAGATTCAGAAATTCCTGTTACCTCTTTACGAACAGGCCAAGATGGAAGAAGCAAAAGCATTGCCCATTGTAACGGTTATTGATGCCCCACAGGTGCCCAAGAGAAAAGCCGAACCACGTCGATCTATCATCGTCGTTTTGGGTGCTATCTCTGCATTTATACTACTATGCCTGTATTACATCACTCGATATACCTACACAAAAAATGAGGCCTATTTCGACACCATCTTTAAGTAG
- a CDS encoding O-antigen ligase family protein, protein MLAIQPHIQRSNLVTAAILISGLLGVSLIYFGVISWLIILAISTAIMVFGLSASKKQMFVLAYLLSCILFLENSAGIEPIEIPFLVLSSLLAAFVAFKFITGNLPLHTFQDTLFLVLHLLLPFAIILGMINGANTYTAVGEITFYSGVLIYFPLRELLNKASFQKLMAGLLLLTIGFVLIRNFIDYRQIIIQAFMPWQAENARVALNELIIMIGVLLFFTSTISYSKLSMKALSFLAFCISLMGLILTQSRGYWIATLFGLGIIFLLVNKSQKRQILLIGGTSLITGVLLLNLFFSDLLEIVVNSLIERFSSITSTQLDISLRERVLETKKVWELISANPIVGYGFGVTYPRRFLMEGFTTSYSYVHNGYLAVWYKLGLLGLLFFISTWALTIRNYVQGLKAKAIQTTNAIIPITFIAALCGMVLVNITSPQTLSFDGVLITTIAAAYSITFKNTQKPS, encoded by the coding sequence ATGCTTGCTATCCAACCACATATTCAACGATCAAACCTCGTAACTGCTGCTATTTTAATCAGTGGCTTACTAGGGGTGAGCCTGATTTATTTTGGAGTGATTAGTTGGCTAATAATCCTAGCTATTTCAACAGCCATAATGGTTTTTGGGCTTTCTGCTTCCAAGAAACAGATGTTCGTGCTTGCCTATTTACTTAGCTGCATACTATTCCTAGAAAATAGCGCCGGAATCGAGCCTATTGAAATTCCATTTCTCGTATTAAGTAGCCTTTTAGCGGCATTCGTAGCTTTTAAATTCATTACTGGAAATCTTCCACTTCATACCTTCCAAGACACTCTCTTTTTAGTGCTCCATTTGCTTTTACCTTTTGCAATCATATTAGGAATGATAAATGGAGCTAACACCTATACAGCCGTTGGTGAAATTACTTTTTATTCAGGAGTTCTTATTTATTTCCCCCTTAGAGAATTATTGAACAAAGCCTCTTTTCAAAAGTTAATGGCTGGCTTACTGCTTCTTACCATCGGGTTTGTATTGATTCGAAATTTCATTGATTATCGCCAAATAATCATTCAGGCTTTTATGCCTTGGCAGGCCGAAAATGCCCGTGTTGCGTTGAATGAGCTCATCATCATGATTGGTGTGTTACTATTTTTCACCTCAACAATTTCTTACTCAAAACTTTCGATGAAGGCTCTTTCCTTTTTAGCCTTTTGTATTTCTTTGATGGGTTTAATTTTAACTCAAAGCCGAGGCTATTGGATTGCCACACTCTTTGGTTTGGGCATCATTTTCCTTTTAGTGAATAAATCACAAAAGCGTCAGATTTTACTTATTGGCGGCACCTCACTAATTACTGGAGTTTTACTTCTGAATCTCTTTTTTAGCGATTTGTTAGAGATTGTCGTCAATTCACTTATTGAACGCTTCAGCTCCATCACGTCCACCCAATTAGATATTTCACTACGAGAGAGGGTATTAGAAACCAAGAAAGTTTGGGAGCTCATAAGTGCAAATCCGATAGTGGGCTATGGCTTTGGAGTCACTTATCCCCGGCGTTTTTTGATGGAAGGTTTTACTACTTCCTACAGCTATGTTCACAATGGGTATTTAGCCGTGTGGTATAAACTTGGATTATTAGGTCTCCTATTTTTCATTTCCACTTGGGCTCTTACAATTCGTAATTATGTACAAGGATTAAAAGCTAAAGCGATTCAGACTACTAACGCAATTATTCCAATCACCTTCATTGCTGCCCTATGCGGAATGGTTTTAGTAAATATCACCAGTCCTCAAACGCTTTCTTTTGATGGGGTGTTGATTACCACAATTGCTGCTGCATATTCTATTACATTCAAGAATACTCAGAAGCCCTCTTGA
- a CDS encoding glycosyltransferase family 2 protein, which produces MKDLISIITVNYFSEAEILASLQSIVVHTTDTNFEYIVVSNSPLDPSFEAQLLDIHSDSKCVQQSDNVGFAKACNDGVEFAKGSHVFLLNPDTRFNEDALRKLHAFTETHPNSVVGPLTLDEDSNVSPTVKSHFSLGFFLSWVIPFFDRFFSPPKFIPYSPDASQKVDVLNGSAIFCRKAIYQQLGGMSDDFFMYWEENDLAEKARKSGIPFYFLKECSIIHKQGTSTSPYFLEMELHKHRSQLTFIKRYYAEFVFLNRVSGIISYAWRWFIKKFKKEELKCAQYSTLLKWYLFEYE; this is translated from the coding sequence TTGAAAGATTTAATCAGTATCATAACGGTCAATTATTTTTCTGAAGCTGAAATTTTAGCTTCACTACAGTCTATTGTGGTTCATACTACAGATACCAACTTCGAGTATATAGTAGTTTCTAATTCGCCTCTGGACCCTTCTTTTGAAGCACAACTGTTAGATATTCATTCTGATAGTAAATGCGTTCAACAAAGCGATAATGTTGGATTCGCTAAAGCTTGTAATGACGGTGTTGAGTTTGCTAAAGGATCACATGTGTTTTTATTGAATCCTGATACTAGATTTAATGAAGATGCACTCCGGAAACTTCATGCTTTTACTGAAACACACCCCAATAGCGTTGTTGGGCCCTTAACACTTGATGAAGATTCGAATGTATCGCCAACTGTAAAATCTCACTTTAGTCTTGGCTTCTTTTTAAGCTGGGTAATTCCATTTTTCGATCGGTTTTTTAGTCCACCAAAATTCATCCCTTATTCACCCGATGCATCTCAAAAAGTAGATGTGTTAAACGGTTCGGCCATTTTTTGCAGAAAAGCGATCTATCAACAACTTGGTGGTATGAGTGATGACTTTTTTATGTATTGGGAAGAAAACGATTTAGCTGAAAAAGCCCGGAAATCAGGCATCCCATTTTACTTTTTAAAAGAATGTTCGATTATTCACAAACAAGGCACTTCTACCAGTCCTTATTTTTTAGAAATGGAATTGCATAAACATCGCTCGCAGTTAACATTCATAAAAAGGTATTACGCAGAATTCGTATTTCTGAACCGAGTTAGTGGCATCATCTCTTATGCATGGCGGTGGTTTATCAAGAAGTTTAAAAAAGAAGAACTAAAGTGTGCTCAGTATTCAACCTTATTAAAATGGTATCTATTTGAATATGAGTGA
- a CDS encoding glycosyltransferase family 4 protein, which translates to MSDALNFLMICSRLPAPPNDGGAIYMYQSAKTLADLGHTVSIACFESEMHQQDETMLSEFTKVYSAPGHFKPYGFRSLVHSLKEQLPIPISDRMNIPIMEEILNTIPDQSFDAILIEGLQCFHFEELLRSKFKNTPLILRQVNVEHLLLERNAKLISNPLKKAIYTWQASLMKNFEQSALTKADAVSVISAKDGEHFRQLHPNITYTVVEAGASLPPLSQMPEKHFNILLSGTWSWAPNQDGLKWFFDQVYPLIHQQFPDLKLDIVGGELDTSILDNMSTEQVRYHGFVEDIEQFRQQSLLTVIPLISGSGMKIKVLECLASGLPVITTKYGAEGISITDGKEYVLANTPEEILQAISKIVNDEHTRVQLATNGRAFIEQHHRWEHQMEKLVELTKSLKAN; encoded by the coding sequence ATGAGTGATGCACTTAATTTTTTGATGATTTGTTCTCGGCTTCCTGCCCCTCCAAATGATGGCGGAGCTATTTATATGTACCAATCGGCCAAAACATTAGCTGATCTAGGTCATACTGTATCTATAGCCTGTTTTGAGTCTGAGATGCATCAACAAGATGAGACTATGCTCAGTGAATTTACCAAAGTATACTCTGCACCAGGGCATTTTAAGCCGTATGGATTTCGTTCACTAGTTCATTCATTGAAGGAACAGCTCCCTATTCCAATTTCTGATAGAATGAATATTCCTATTATGGAAGAGATACTAAATACTATCCCTGATCAATCATTTGATGCCATTTTGATCGAAGGACTACAGTGTTTTCATTTTGAAGAATTACTTCGTTCCAAATTCAAGAACACCCCTTTAATTCTTCGGCAGGTAAATGTGGAGCACCTGTTACTTGAGCGGAATGCTAAGTTGATTTCTAATCCGCTGAAAAAAGCTATTTATACTTGGCAAGCGAGTTTGATGAAAAACTTTGAGCAGTCAGCACTTACAAAAGCTGATGCAGTTTCAGTGATTTCAGCTAAAGACGGTGAGCATTTTCGTCAATTACATCCTAACATCACCTATACGGTAGTTGAAGCCGGAGCTAGCTTACCCCCATTGTCTCAAATGCCTGAAAAACATTTCAACATTCTATTATCTGGGACGTGGAGTTGGGCCCCGAACCAAGATGGATTAAAATGGTTTTTCGATCAGGTATACCCATTGATTCATCAACAATTTCCAGACTTAAAATTAGACATCGTTGGTGGGGAATTAGATACCTCCATATTAGATAACATGTCAACTGAACAGGTACGTTATCATGGCTTTGTAGAGGATATTGAACAATTCAGACAACAAAGTCTGCTTACAGTTATCCCGCTAATTTCTGGTTCAGGCATGAAGATTAAAGTATTAGAATGCTTAGCCAGTGGGCTCCCAGTTATAACAACTAAGTATGGCGCCGAAGGCATTAGTATCACTGATGGTAAGGAATATGTACTAGCCAACACTCCTGAGGAAATCTTACAAGCGATCTCTAAAATTGTGAATGACGAGCATACCAGAGTTCAGTTGGCAACCAATGGCCGTGCATTCATTGAACAACACCATCGTTGGGAGCATCAAATGGAGAAACTGGTAGAGCTTACAAAATCGCTAAAAGCAAATTAA
- a CDS encoding flippase, protein MSNTDNYIKNDDLAKNTGFSLASRVLPILVAIISIPVIIKYIGAEGFGILTICWLVIGYFSLFDLGLSRAIVNQLSIDLRENDGANNPKILATLSLLLFLLGVLLGIILWFSSPHLVHLLLEEAPELSGDTLFAFKIVAIGLPVTLFSSGLRGGFEAAQDFKRIAFADTLSGVGIYGGMAVLAYFGQPIPMLIGYLVFVRFGIALYFYAYSKVQFVGADISIVESIRYISKAINFGKWIAVSNIINPLMGQIDRYFIGVLISMSAVAYYSAPLDMMVKINLIPASFTAVLFPTFSYFNKRSEQSDSIFKGSSELISLLSLSIVLTIILFGGQILSIWINPEFAQESILPLQILAVAAFFTSISQIPSTYLQSIGRPDITAKLHLLEFTLYLPLLIVLTIQFGIVGAAGSRLIRILADYIFLTKYSNRYHGIEQNYSQLIVSATMLVFIFMLSNFDIDVILKSLIGGFSILVVSVYGIKYWIDPRIIQFIRDKLTKVKL, encoded by the coding sequence GTGAGCAATACTGATAACTATATAAAGAATGATGACCTAGCTAAAAACACAGGATTTAGCCTAGCTTCAAGAGTGCTACCTATTTTAGTAGCAATCATTTCTATTCCGGTTATCATAAAATATATCGGAGCGGAAGGCTTCGGAATTTTAACCATCTGCTGGTTAGTGATAGGATACTTTTCATTATTTGATTTGGGTCTTTCGCGCGCAATAGTAAATCAACTATCTATAGATTTAAGAGAAAATGACGGGGCTAATAATCCTAAGATCTTAGCTACATTATCGCTATTGCTCTTTCTGTTGGGAGTTTTACTAGGGATAATTCTTTGGTTCAGTTCACCCCACCTCGTGCATCTTTTACTTGAAGAAGCACCAGAGCTCTCTGGCGATACCTTATTTGCATTTAAGATCGTAGCAATAGGTTTACCTGTTACTTTGTTCTCAAGTGGATTGAGAGGAGGATTTGAAGCAGCTCAAGATTTTAAGCGCATAGCATTTGCTGACACCTTGAGCGGAGTAGGTATTTATGGTGGGATGGCTGTATTAGCATATTTCGGTCAACCTATTCCAATGTTAATCGGCTATCTAGTTTTCGTTCGATTCGGTATAGCACTCTATTTCTATGCCTATAGTAAAGTCCAATTTGTTGGTGCGGATATCTCCATAGTTGAAAGTATTCGATACATATCGAAAGCTATAAATTTTGGGAAGTGGATTGCCGTTTCAAATATTATAAATCCTTTAATGGGTCAGATTGACCGCTATTTTATTGGGGTGTTGATTTCGATGTCGGCCGTTGCCTATTACTCGGCTCCTTTAGATATGATGGTGAAAATAAACCTCATTCCCGCTTCTTTTACAGCGGTGCTTTTCCCAACCTTTTCCTACTTCAATAAAAGAAGCGAACAATCCGATTCTATTTTTAAAGGATCATCCGAGTTAATCTCATTACTAAGCCTTTCTATAGTACTAACAATCATTCTGTTTGGGGGGCAAATTCTATCTATATGGATTAACCCTGAGTTCGCTCAAGAAAGTATATTGCCCCTACAAATATTAGCAGTTGCCGCCTTTTTTACTAGCATTTCACAAATACCAAGTACCTATCTACAAAGTATAGGTCGGCCAGATATTACCGCGAAACTGCACCTACTTGAGTTCACTTTGTATTTACCACTGCTCATTGTTTTAACCATACAATTCGGAATTGTTGGAGCTGCAGGGAGTAGACTAATTCGAATTTTAGCCGATTATATCTTCCTGACTAAATACTCAAATCGATACCACGGAATAGAACAGAATTACTCTCAATTGATTGTAAGTGCAACAATGCTTGTGTTCATTTTTATGTTGAGTAACTTCGACATAGACGTGATTCTTAAATCGCTGATAGGAGGCTTTTCTATATTGGTGGTAAGTGTTTACGGAATCAAATATTGGATCGACCCTCGAATCATCCAATTCATTCGAGATAAACTGACTAAAGTAAAGTTATGA
- a CDS encoding glycosyltransferase yields MSKKYDITLLTFYRHPKQLDDLEELGKYCHSIHPIKLSNGLILKNLFKALFGRKPYQVQFFQSKSFAGTLSALIKEHSFQLIHCFTLRLYPYTQKHELPVVLELIDSMVLNLKSLVKIVSPLRSFVFKQELNRMMSYEPMIAKESEAVIVVSEFDKKEIGEANIKVIPNGVDTKKFYTLNKSPETKAPTIIFTGNMKYAPNVEAVKWFANKCFPSILSEIPEAKFRIVGVNPAPEVLALEKIEHVEVVGFVEDLALEINEAKVAVAPMQSGSGIQNKILEAMACKTPVVTTKKGCEGLMAKSGEAIVVANKANEFAKDVISLLTDTKLNEEIGEGGHQYVQEHHSWDNGAKEVDKLYQELSNRA; encoded by the coding sequence TTGAGTAAAAAGTATGATATCACGCTCTTAACATTTTACAGGCACCCAAAGCAGCTCGATGATCTTGAGGAATTAGGCAAATATTGTCATTCAATTCATCCCATTAAGTTGAGCAATGGCTTAATCTTAAAAAACTTATTTAAGGCACTGTTTGGGAGAAAGCCCTATCAAGTTCAATTTTTCCAGTCTAAATCTTTTGCAGGTACATTATCTGCATTGATCAAAGAGCATTCATTTCAGTTGATACATTGCTTCACACTTCGTTTGTATCCATATACTCAGAAGCATGAACTTCCAGTGGTGCTCGAGTTGATCGATTCCATGGTTCTAAATCTCAAAAGTTTAGTTAAAATCGTTTCGCCACTTCGGAGCTTCGTATTTAAGCAAGAGCTGAATCGCATGATGAGTTATGAACCGATGATTGCTAAAGAATCAGAGGCAGTAATTGTTGTCTCAGAATTCGACAAAAAAGAAATTGGTGAAGCGAATATCAAAGTGATTCCAAATGGAGTGGACACTAAGAAGTTTTATACATTAAATAAGTCGCCTGAAACGAAAGCACCTACAATTATCTTTACGGGAAATATGAAATATGCTCCCAATGTGGAAGCAGTTAAATGGTTCGCCAATAAGTGTTTCCCGAGTATATTAAGTGAAATCCCTGAAGCAAAATTTAGAATTGTAGGAGTTAATCCAGCTCCTGAAGTGCTCGCTTTAGAAAAAATAGAGCATGTTGAAGTAGTTGGTTTTGTAGAGGATTTAGCCTTAGAAATCAATGAGGCGAAAGTAGCTGTTGCCCCAATGCAAAGCGGTTCTGGAATTCAGAATAAAATCTTAGAAGCCATGGCTTGTAAAACACCTGTGGTGACCACCAAGAAGGGGTGCGAAGGCTTAATGGCAAAGTCGGGTGAAGCCATAGTGGTAGCTAATAAGGCAAACGAATTTGCTAAAGATGTAATTAGTTTATTAACGGATACAAAGCTAAACGAAGAAATTGGCGAGGGTGGTCATCAATATGTGCAGGAGCATCATAGTTGGGATAACGGGGCAAAGGAAGTTGATAAATTATATCAAGAGTTAAGTAATAGAGCTTAG